One Phoenix dactylifera cultivar Barhee BC4 unplaced genomic scaffold, palm_55x_up_171113_PBpolish2nd_filt_p 001953F, whole genome shotgun sequence genomic region harbors:
- the LOC120109252 gene encoding protein ALP1-like — protein MYLHYMFIYHLFYLLQMFYFLHNMFSTGMGSIDNSSEENYSSEDEIVDDDNYNILLTATIGMVTEYYTKYIEKEPCRTSYQTGYKFVSEILHGNPYRCQQQFRMEKHVFINLCMELKIKYGLKASRYIPVEELVSMFLMILGHGFGNRMVRERFQHSGETVSRYFTHVLNAVLRMSKDIISPLDKEFKNIPSKIRNDHRWWPYFKDCIGAIDGTHIPVKISPSKQVPYIGRKGIPTQNVMACDFDMRFTFVCAGWEGTAHDTRIFLDAIHSKELQFPHPPRGMHFN, from the coding sequence ATGTATTTGcattatatgtttatatatcatttgttttatttgctacagatgttttattttttgcataatATGTTTTCTACAGGTATGGGCAGCATTGACAATAGTTCTGAGGAGAATTATTCTAGTGAAGATGAGATAGTTGATGATGATAATTATAATATTCTACTAACTGCAACTATTGGTATGGTTACTGAATATTACACAAAATATATTGAAAAGGAGCCTTGTAGGACCTCTTATCAAACCGGATACAAGTTTGTATCAGAAATTTTACATGGCAATCCATATAGATGCCAACAACAATTTCGAATGGAAAAACATGTATTTATTAATCTATGCATGGAATTGAAAATCAAATATGGTTTAAAGGCTTCTAGATATATTCCTGTTGAGGAGCTGGTgtctatgtttttgatgattctaggacATGGGTTTGGGAATAGGATGGTTCGAGAAAGATTTCAACATTCTGGAGAAACAGTTAGTAGATATTTCACTCATGTTTTAAATGCTGTTTTAAGGATGTCCAAGGATATTATTAGCCCGCTGgataaagagttcaaaaatattCCAAGTAAAATCCGCAATGATCATCGTTGGTGGCCTTATTTTAAGGACTGCATTGGAGCAATTGATGGCACCCATATACCAGTGAAAATTTCTCCATCCAAACAAGTACCATATATTGGCCGAAAAGGGATTCCTACACAAAATGTTATGGCTTGTGATTTTGACATGCGTTTCACTTTTGTTTGTGCTGGATGGGAAGGTACTGCTCATGATACTCGTATTTTTTTAGATGCTATACACAGTAAAGAGCTCCAATTTCCACACCCACCTAGAGGTAtgcattttaattaa